The Coffea arabica cultivar ET-39 chromosome 6e, Coffea Arabica ET-39 HiFi, whole genome shotgun sequence genome contains the following window.
GTTGAGCAAGCTAACTCCAAATTGTGTGTTTCAGTTCTTTTCATGACCGGTTGTGCCATGCATTTCAGTTCTTCCACAAATGAACATTACTTGTTCAACTGGACTACTTTTGTTTTGGGCGGTGAGGGGTACTAAGACCGCAAGAGACTTTTGACCACTTTCCTTGGTTTTATGACCAACCATTTCTGGTTTAACTAATCCTGATCCATCCTCTAGTTAGGCAGATACAGattttagaccttttttttttttcttttcaatttcttttcttttcagatACATATATTATGTGTGCGTGACAGTAGTGTCTCATTAGGGGAAACAGCAAAATCATTATGGGAAATTGGACTGGTCATATATCTTTACCCCTCCTACTCCTGCCCGATGCCTAGTCCCCTTGTGTTTCTTGGGTCTAACATCTCAAAACTTATAAGCAcgcaattaaattttttttttttttttaaaagaaaggaTATGTGGGTGGGATTAGCCTACCATGTGATTGTGATGGTTAAAATAGGAATGATGAAGTCTGGGGTTGTAGGAGTGAAATTGGTAGTGGGCTTGATCCTGGGTCCATGTCGATGAAGCCTCAGGTGTTGTGGGCGGCTCGGAGGAGGTCTCGGAATCATGATCTGGTTGCTGCTGGCATTCTAGGTTTACACCAAACAACCTCAGTCTCTTGGAGTTGGCACTTGCTGCTGCTGTTGTCTGAATCTGCAACACTCCTGCTGCTATAATCACAACACGTGCGCTCATTAGCATCTGCTAGTGTACTAGGGTTATACTACTCATTTCACTCACTCCAGATAAAATGaactctctctccctctctgaCGCTGGGTGGGgagacaaaattttaaaaaaaaaaaaaaaaaaacaatacatGTTGTACAAGTAAGTATATACAGTAGTGCAATAAAGACACAGAGGAAGTACAGCAGTAGAATTGCGCAAGGGTACTATCTTCATTTCAGTTActgcaaaaaaattttcatgttcTGCAATGTGACAAAACTCGGGTTCTCTCGTCCGTCATCAGCCAAAGCCAGACTATATATCTGAATACTGACGACCATCCAACTTTGTCTAACAGTTACAAAACTTGAATTGCGTAGACATCACGGGTCATATTCGTCGTATATCATTGGGAAAAATAATCACCCCACCTTATTATTACCATATAACTAGTCAACACATAGACTCGTATACCAGATGGAAATGGagtcaagaagaagaaaatgtggTCATGAAAAACATGCCAATCTCCCTGGATGAAGTCCGAGGAAAGTGTTTCTCACGCCCCTTTAACGTGCGTCTGATGAAACCCAAGGGGCACAAAAATCCATGGCAAAAATATGCATGTCTACACATGTAAGTTAATGcagagaagaaagaaacaaaaagggagGATAGGGTTCTAATTGTGAAAATGCGGGTTGTAGGAAAATGATACCTGGACGAAGACAGTCGGGTTGGTATGGGAGGGCAGGCCCATGACCATGACCATGACCATCATCATGATGATACTGCTGCAGCTGTTGTGGATAAGGATGATGCCCGGATGGAAAGTACACCCGGGTCCACCCACCTCCTCCGCCGCCCGACGTAGCTGGCTGAGCTTGAGCAGCTCCAGTACCCTCTTGACCACCTTGGCTTGGACCACCTGCTCTCCTTTTCCTCCACCCTATAAAAAGCCGGTCACCGTCTAGACGGTGCCGTTCGAACAGAACTACATCCCCCGCATCCAGCCGTTTCTCTTTCACGAAACGGCTCCAGCCCTTGGTCAATACGTAGCTCTGGCTGCTGTTCCAGTAAGAATATCGAAACCGCCACCCCTTGCCGGACTCGTCCTCGAAACTCAGTAACAGCCCTTTCTCTCCTCCCGAGTCATTGTTGCCACCGCCTCCGCCGCCGCTGAGAGGAAAATATTTCTCGGCGTGTTGCTTCGGGATGACGAGGCGGTTGAGCTTGCCGACGTCACTCGGGGTCAATGGCTTCTCGAACAAGGGCTCTTTGGGTACTATTTCCTTGTCTTCCTCTTGTTTGGCACTGATGATGCGGGCGTTGCTTTCCCTCTCATCCTCAATGGCAGGAGCTTCATCCTCCTCTTCGTTGTTTAGGTCGAAGCTGAAAGCTGCTGAATTATGCGGATTGTGGGCGGAGATTGGCCGGTAGAGGTGGGAATTGGGCCAAAAGGCGGCTGCGGTGGTGGTGTTGGGCCTGGAGGGTGGAGTTTTTGCGGAGGAGGGTTCCATGGTATGGTGGTAGTGATGCTGTTGTTGAGGCCACCAGTAGTG
Protein-coding sequences here:
- the LOC140009362 gene encoding B3 domain-containing protein At2g36080-like isoform X2; its protein translation is MSINHFSSDLPETHYWWPQQQHHYHHTMEPSSAKTPPSRPNTTTAAAFWPNSHLYRPISAHNPHNSAAFSFDLNNEEEDEAPAIEDERESNARIISAKQEEDKEIVPKEPLFEKPLTPSDVGKLNRLVIPKQHAEKYFPLSGGGGGGNNDSGGEKGLLLSFEDESGKGWRFRYSYWNSSQSYVLTKGWSRFVKEKRLDAGDVVLFERHRLDGDRLFIGWRKRRAGGPSQGGQEGTGAAQAQPATSGGGGGGWTRVYFPSGHHPYPQQLQQYHHDDGHGHGHGPALPYQPDCLRPAGVLQIQTTAAASANSKRLRLFGVNLECQQQPDHDSETSSEPPTTPEASSTWTQDQAHYQFHSYNPRLHHSYFNHHNHMDINFSRDMNQTGYRQG
- the LOC140009362 gene encoding B3 domain-containing protein At2g36080-like isoform X3, which codes for MSINHFSSDLPETHYWWPQQQHHYHHTMEPSSAKTPPSRPNTTTAAAFWPNSHLYRPISAHNPHNSAAFSFDLNNEEEDEAPAIEDERESNARIISAKQEEDKEIVPKEPLFEKPLTPSDVGKLNRLVIPKQHAEKYFPLSGGGGGGNNDSGGEKGLLLSFEDESGKGWRFRYSYWNSSQSYVLTKGWSRFVKEKRLDAGDVVLFERHRLDGDRLFIGWRKRRAGGPSQGGQEGTGAAQAQPATSGGGGGGWTRVYFPSGHHPYPQQLQQYHHDDGHGHGHGPALPYQPDCLRPGVLQIQTTAAASANSKRLRLFGVNLECQQQPDHDSETSSEPPTTPEASSTWTQDQAHYQFHSYNPRLHHSYFNHHNHMDINFSRDMNQTGYRQG
- the LOC140009362 gene encoding B3 domain-containing protein At2g36080-like isoform X1, with the protein product MSINHFSSDLPETHYWWPQQQHHYHHTMEPSSAKTPPSRPNTTTAAAFWPNSHLYRPISAHNPHNSAAFSFDLNNEEEDEAPAIEDERESNARIISAKQEEDKEIVPKEPLFEKPLTPSDVGKLNRLVIPKQHAEKYFPLSGGGGGGNNDSGGEKGLLLSFEDESGKGWRFRYSYWNSSQSYVLTKGWSRFVKEKRLDAGDVVLFERHRLDGDRLFIGWRKRRAGGPSQGGQEGTGAAQAQPATSGGGGGGWTRVYFPSGHHPYPQQLQQYHHDDGHGHGHGPALPYQPDCLRPAAGVLQIQTTAAASANSKRLRLFGVNLECQQQPDHDSETSSEPPTTPEASSTWTQDQAHYQFHSYNPRLHHSYFNHHNHMDINFSRDMNQTGYRQG
- the LOC140009362 gene encoding B3 domain-containing protein At5g06250-like isoform X4 translates to MSINHFSSDLPETHYWWPQQQHHYHHTMEPSSAKTPPSRPNTTTAAAFWPNSHLYRPISAHNPHNSAAFSFDLNNEEEDEAPAIEDERESNARIISAKQEEDKEIVPKEPLFEKPLTPSDVGKLNRLVIPKQHAEKYFPLSGGGGGGNNDSGGEKGLLLSFEDESGKGWRFRYSYWNSSQSYVLTKGWSRFVKEKRLDAGDVVLFERHRLDGDRLFIGWRKRRAGGPSQGGQEGTGAAQAQPATSGGGGGGWTRVYFPSGHHPYPQQLQQYHHDDGHGHGHGPALPYQPDCLRPGYQFLKRHEPDGVSPGIKICGCDVQD